Proteins found in one Sporosarcina sp. FSL K6-3457 genomic segment:
- the speB gene encoding agmatinase has translation MLNKNIETFLGCDNDYEESRLVIFGAPFDSTTSFRPGTRFASKTMRSESFGIETYSPYQDKDLEDIAVFDGGDLELSFGNTAKALAQIEEFAAKVLEDNKLPCMIGGEHLVTLGAIRAVAEKYPDLHVIQFDAHADLRDDYLGETLSHATVIHRVWDLLGDDKIFQFGIRSGDRSEFQWGQDHVYTNKFNFNGLEQVIEQLQGKPVYLTIDLDVLDPSVFPGTGTPEAGGVTFIELLQAMLQVTELNIVGCDINELSPIYDQSGVSTAVACKVLRELLLAVN, from the coding sequence ATGTTGAATAAAAACATAGAGACCTTTCTCGGTTGTGACAATGACTACGAAGAATCTCGCTTAGTCATTTTCGGGGCTCCTTTTGACTCGACGACTTCCTTCCGACCTGGGACACGCTTTGCCAGCAAGACAATGCGTAGTGAATCGTTTGGAATCGAGACATACAGCCCCTATCAAGATAAGGATTTAGAAGATATCGCCGTATTTGACGGTGGAGACTTAGAACTGAGCTTTGGCAATACGGCCAAAGCATTGGCTCAAATTGAAGAATTTGCAGCGAAAGTGCTCGAGGATAACAAGCTTCCTTGTATGATTGGTGGCGAACATTTAGTGACATTAGGCGCCATTCGTGCTGTCGCTGAAAAATACCCCGATTTACATGTCATCCAATTCGATGCACATGCAGACTTGCGTGATGATTATCTCGGTGAAACATTGTCGCATGCCACGGTCATTCATAGGGTGTGGGACTTGCTCGGAGACGATAAAATCTTTCAATTTGGCATTCGCTCCGGAGACCGCAGTGAATTCCAATGGGGGCAAGACCATGTCTATACCAATAAATTCAACTTCAATGGATTAGAGCAAGTGATTGAACAACTACAAGGCAAACCGGTTTATTTAACGATTGATTTGGATGTGCTTGACCCTTCTGTATTCCCAGGAACCGGAACGCCTGAAGCTGGCGGTGTTACCTTTATAGAGCTGTTACAAGCGATGCTACAAGTAACTGAATTGAATATCGTCGGTTGCGATATTAACGAGCTATCTCCTATCTATGATCAAAGCGGCGTATCGACAGCTGTCGCATGCAAAGTGTTGCGGGAATTGTTGTTGGCAGTCAATTAA
- the speE gene encoding polyamine aminopropyltransferase, whose amino-acid sequence MNVWYTEDHSPGVRFSIKVEQHLYSGQSDFQKIDILQTTEFGKVLTLDGLVMVTEKDEFIYHDMIVHVPMATNPTIKKVLVIGAGDGGTVRELTKYDSIEQIDMVEIDKMVVDVCMEFIPQTASKLNDPRVNLYYEDGLKFVRSKENAYDLIIVDSTDPFGPGEGLFTREFYGNCYKALHDDGILVNQHESPFYSEDALGMQRAHQRIVGFFPICNVYQAHIPTYPSGHWLFGFASKKFDPIQDLDAAAWNALGLTTKYYNTDIHVGSFALPNYVKEQLQDVE is encoded by the coding sequence ATGAATGTATGGTATACAGAAGACCATTCGCCCGGTGTTCGGTTCTCAATAAAAGTGGAACAGCACCTATATTCCGGACAAAGCGATTTTCAAAAAATTGATATTTTACAAACAACAGAATTTGGGAAAGTTCTTACGCTCGATGGATTGGTGATGGTCACGGAAAAAGATGAATTTATCTATCACGATATGATTGTCCACGTCCCAATGGCTACCAATCCAACGATTAAAAAAGTATTAGTCATTGGTGCTGGTGACGGAGGTACTGTTCGGGAGCTGACAAAATATGATTCGATTGAGCAAATTGATATGGTCGAAATCGATAAAATGGTCGTCGATGTCTGTATGGAATTTATCCCTCAGACGGCTTCCAAATTGAATGATCCACGCGTCAATTTGTATTATGAGGACGGCCTTAAATTTGTTCGCAGTAAGGAAAATGCCTATGATTTAATCATTGTAGACTCAACGGATCCATTTGGACCTGGTGAAGGGTTATTTACAAGAGAATTTTATGGCAACTGCTATAAGGCACTGCATGATGATGGCATTTTAGTCAATCAGCATGAAAGCCCTTTTTACAGTGAGGATGCGCTGGGTATGCAAAGGGCACATCAACGAATTGTCGGATTTTTTCCGATTTGCAACGTCTATCAAGCACATATCCCTACCTACCCTTCTGGACACTGGCTATTTGGGTTTGCGTCTAAAAAATTCGATCCGATTCAGGACCTAGATGCGGCAGCATGGAATGCACTTGGCTTGACAACGAAGTATTACAATACAGACATCCACGTTGGCTCGTTTGCCCTGCCCAACTACGTAAAGGAGCAATTGCAAGATGTTGAATAA
- a CDS encoding aminotransferase class I/II-fold pyridoxal phosphate-dependent enzyme yields the protein MTQHSQNSTPIMEALNRYKSMRVVPFDVPGHKRGRGNEALATFLGEQALSMDVNSMKPLDNLCHPVSVIREAEELAAEAFGAKHAFFMVNGTTSAVQAMVMTACKAGDKIIMPRNVHRSAINALILSGAVPVYVNPGVNSELGIPLGMSVNEVKQAILDNPDAKAILINNPTYYGICSNLQAITDLAHQHHMLVLVDEAHGTHFYFGEDLPASAMSVGADMASVSMHKSGGSLTQSSFLLINNGVSEGYTRQIINLTQTTSGSYLLLSSLDISRRNLALNGKDIFRKVTQMAQYTRDEINKIDGYYAFSKELLNGDTVFDFDVTKLSVHTLDIGLAGIEVYDILRDEYDIQIEFGDIGNLLAYISVGDRQLDIERLVAALAEIKRRYAKDKTGLFDHEYITPQVILTPQHAFYAPKAKLPIEESSGQISSEFVMCYPPGIPILAPGERITDEILDYIRYSKEKGCFLTGTEDSQIDTINVVKEG from the coding sequence ATGACGCAACATTCACAAAACTCAACCCCGATCATGGAAGCCCTGAATCGGTACAAATCAATGCGGGTCGTCCCTTTCGACGTTCCCGGCCATAAACGTGGACGAGGCAACGAGGCATTAGCTACCTTTTTAGGTGAGCAAGCCTTGAGCATGGATGTCAACTCCATGAAGCCTTTGGATAATCTTTGTCACCCTGTTTCTGTTATTCGAGAGGCGGAAGAATTGGCTGCGGAGGCCTTTGGTGCCAAGCACGCATTTTTTATGGTCAATGGTACTACTTCTGCTGTCCAAGCAATGGTAATGACTGCCTGCAAAGCTGGAGACAAAATCATTATGCCGCGCAACGTCCATCGTAGCGCCATTAATGCACTCATTTTGAGTGGTGCCGTTCCGGTATATGTCAATCCTGGTGTGAATAGCGAACTAGGAATCCCTTTAGGTATGTCCGTAAATGAGGTTAAACAAGCAATTTTGGATAATCCAGATGCCAAAGCCATTCTCATTAACAATCCAACCTATTATGGAATTTGTTCAAATTTACAAGCCATCACAGATCTTGCCCATCAGCATCATATGCTCGTCCTTGTCGACGAAGCACATGGTACACATTTTTATTTTGGTGAAGACCTACCCGCATCTGCCATGTCAGTTGGTGCTGATATGGCTTCTGTTAGTATGCACAAATCCGGTGGTTCATTGACACAAAGCTCCTTTCTCTTGATTAATAACGGAGTTAGTGAAGGTTATACCCGCCAAATTATCAATTTGACACAAACGACGAGTGGTTCTTATTTGTTACTGTCTTCTCTTGATATTTCACGTAGAAACTTAGCGCTGAACGGCAAAGATATATTCAGAAAAGTAACGCAAATGGCACAATACACAAGAGATGAAATCAATAAAATAGATGGCTATTATGCTTTTTCTAAAGAGTTATTGAACGGAGATACAGTCTTTGACTTCGATGTCACAAAGCTATCTGTCCATACACTTGATATCGGACTGGCGGGCATTGAAGTGTACGATATTCTTCGTGATGAATACGATATCCAAATTGAATTTGGGGATATCGGGAATCTGTTGGCTTATATCTCTGTCGGTGACCGACAGTTAGACATCGAACGTTTAGTAGCAGCACTAGCTGAAATAAAACGCAGATACGCGAAAGATAAAACCGGGCTGTTTGATCATGAATATATTACGCCACAAGTTATTTTAACGCCTCAGCATGCCTTTTATGCACCGAAGGCAAAGCTGCCGATTGAGGAGAGTTCAGGTCAGATTTCAAGTGAATTCGTCATGTGCTACCCACCAGGTATTCCTATTTTGGCGCCAGGTGAACGAATAACCGACGAAATACTGGATTATATTCGCTATTCCAAAGAAAAAGGCTGTTTCTTAACAGGAACTGAGGATAGCCAAATTGACACTATTAACGTCGTGAAGGAGGGCTAA
- the speD gene encoding adenosylmethionine decarboxylase, translating into MRGVMIGLENKLKLYGFNNLTKTLSFNIYDVSYAKSEREQKDYIAYIDEQYNSERLTNILYNVTEIIGAHVLNVSKQDYDPQGASVTILISEESIPVGLIDASCNRGEVDILKTRDSVVGHLDKSHVTVHTYPEYHPDNSIATFRVDIEVSTCGEISPLTALDYLIGSFDSDIITTDYRIRGFTRDERGKKLFIDHKMTSIQDYIDKNTMKKYDAIDVNVYQSNIFHTKLLIKDIDLQDYLFNRDVYEIPPKERLQITNNLRREMIEIFSGTNIYDEIELSK; encoded by the coding sequence ATGAGAGGCGTGATGATTGGGTTGGAAAATAAGCTGAAACTGTATGGCTTTAACAACCTCACCAAAACACTTAGCTTTAACATCTATGATGTGAGCTATGCAAAAAGTGAGCGAGAGCAAAAAGATTATATTGCTTATATTGATGAACAATATAATTCTGAACGACTGACCAATATCCTGTACAATGTGACAGAAATTATTGGGGCACATGTACTCAATGTCAGTAAACAGGATTACGATCCCCAAGGTGCCAGTGTAACCATCCTTATTTCGGAAGAGTCTATTCCCGTTGGTTTAATTGATGCATCTTGCAATCGTGGCGAAGTCGATATTTTGAAAACACGTGATTCGGTCGTCGGCCATCTAGATAAGAGCCATGTCACAGTGCATACCTATCCGGAATACCATCCGGATAACTCGATTGCCACTTTTCGAGTTGATATAGAAGTTTCAACTTGTGGTGAAATTTCACCATTAACCGCCTTAGATTATTTAATAGGCAGCTTTGATTCCGATATCATTACAACTGATTACCGCATACGTGGCTTCACACGTGATGAACGCGGAAAAAAACTGTTTATCGATCATAAAATGACATCCATTCAAGATTATATCGATAAAAATACGATGAAGAAATATGATGCGATCGATGTCAATGTCTATCAATCGAATATTTTCCATACCAAGTTACTCATTAAGGATATTGATTTACAGGATTATTTATTTAACAGGGATGTTTATGAAATACCGCCGAAAGAAAGACTGCAGATTACGAATAATTTACGTCGTGAAATGATTGAAATCTTCAGTGGTACAAATATATATGACGAAATAGAGCTATCAAAATGA